The Lentimicrobium sp. L6 nucleotide sequence CGTCTCTAACAATAATCACACATATGGCTGTTGACGATTGGCTAATTTACAAGAGTTCCTCCTTTTTGCCATTGGCTAATTTTATTTGATAAACATCCTCTCCAGCCTAGTTACAACGGATCATTTGTAAACCTGCGAATACACATTGGGGGTTTTAAACACCTAATAGGCGAAATGATATAAGTCTATATTTACTATAGATATATAGGAGCTTCTCTACTTCTCTATCTTAAACTTAAAGCTAGTCAGGTTAGGGATATTTCTATCGCGAATATAAATATAGAATGGAGGATGTATATTTTCTGGAATAGGGACGGTGGTGTAATTCCAATAAAAGTTTCCTGCGGGTAGTTCCGAAGATTTATATGCCAATTTATGCTCCCACAGTTTTTCTTTATCATCTTCTCCTCTAATGATAAACATAAACCATTTCATATTAGCTAAAGATTGTTCATATCGAGTAATGTAAAATTCTAAGTATGCCTTCTCAGCTGATGAAACGGCATCATGATAGGCTATAGAAGTAATCATACCTGTTGTAGAATTTCTCGAACCACCATAATCGGCTCCATTTACTCGCCTCACTTCGTAGCCATTAATACTTCTTATTTCACCATCTACCCAGGTTTTGTATGTGAGTTCTCTATTGATTTCGTTGAGACTTTGTCCGAAAGACATCAAACCTAATCCTAAAAATAGGGCTATAAATGCTAATTTCTTCATGTTATAAATTGTTAATTGAGCCATATCAAAGATAATAAAAACAAAGAAGCGGCAAATTGACTATTTTTGCGAATTGTAAAAATGCATATTTCATGAAGAAGCTATTTAAAATCCTTACCTATGTTAAACCCTACTGGCCTTACGCTAGTTTGAATGTATTCTTTAATATCTTGGCGGTTATCTTTTCATTGGCTTCGTTTGCGGTGTTTATCCCCATACTAAATATGCTTTTTAAAATGCAGGATATTCCGGAGGAAGCTGTTCCTCTTGATATTTTCAACTTCGATTCCATCTCTGAGAATTTCAATTTCTATGCCGGACAACTGATTAAAATGCATGGTGAAATGGAAACTCTATTGTATATCGCATTTATTATTCTAGGACTATATTTCCTTAAAAATCTCTTTCGTTATTTGGCCATGTTCTTTTTGGCACCCATACGTAATGGTGTGGTGAGAGATCTAAGAAATGATATGTATAAAAAAGTACTGATCCTTCCCATCAGTTATTTTAGCGAAAAGAAAAAGGGGGATATTATCTCCAGAATGACTTCTGATGTTTTAGAGATAGAATGGTCTATTATGAGCTCTTTGGAATCGGTTTTTAGAGAACCCATTGCCATAATTGCTTCCATTGCAGTCTTGTTTTTTATGAGTCCAAGCTTAACTATTTTCGTGATGGTATTATTGCCCATTAGTGGCTTCTTGATTGGTCAAATTGGTAAAAGTCTGAAAAGAACCAGCGATAAAAGCCAGAAAAGTATGGGTTTTATATTGAGCGTAATTGAAGAAACCATTGGAGGCTTAAGAATTATCAAAGGCTTTACAGCCATCAATAGTACCGAAAAGAAGTTTCAAGCCATCAATCAAGATTATACCAAGTTGATGATTAAACTATATCGTAAACGAGATATGGCCTCTCCGCTAAGTGAATTTATGGGAGTAGGTGTGGTAGTTACCATTCTTTGGTATGGCGGTAGATTAATCCTAAGCGAAGATTCCACAATGGAAGCAGCAGAATTCCTTGTTTATTTAGGGATTTTCTCGCAGATTTTGAATCCAGCTAAAGCCATCACCACTGCTTTCTATAATATTCAAAAAGGTGCGGCCTCAGTGGAAAGAGTAGAAGGCGTATTAGATGCGCCTGAAATCATAGAAGAAAAGCCCCAAGCCATTGCTAAAAAAGAATTTATTGATACTATTGAATATAAAGACCTCAGCTTCTCCTATCAAAATCATGTAGAAGTCTTGAAAAAGATTAACTTGAAGATAGCAAAAGGAAAAACCATTGCGCTTGTTGGGGCATCAGGAGGAGGTAAATCAACATTAGCCGATCTATTACCACGTTTTTACGATCCTCAAGAAGGAAGTATTTCTATTGATGGAGTAGATATTAAAGACATTGTAATTGATGATGTGCGTGGTTTAATGGGTATCGTGACTCAAGAGTCTATTCTT carries:
- a CDS encoding ABC transporter ATP-binding protein, with amino-acid sequence MKKLFKILTYVKPYWPYASLNVFFNILAVIFSLASFAVFIPILNMLFKMQDIPEEAVPLDIFNFDSISENFNFYAGQLIKMHGEMETLLYIAFIILGLYFLKNLFRYLAMFFLAPIRNGVVRDLRNDMYKKVLILPISYFSEKKKGDIISRMTSDVLEIEWSIMSSLESVFREPIAIIASIAVLFFMSPSLTIFVMVLLPISGFLIGQIGKSLKRTSDKSQKSMGFILSVIEETIGGLRIIKGFTAINSTEKKFQAINQDYTKLMIKLYRKRDMASPLSEFMGVGVVVTILWYGGRLILSEDSTMEAAEFLVYLGIFSQILNPAKAITTAFYNIQKGAASVERVEGVLDAPEIIEEKPQAIAKKEFIDTIEYKDLSFSYQNHVEVLKKINLKIAKGKTIALVGASGGGKSTLADLLPRFYDPQEGSISIDGVDIKDIVIDDVRGLMGIVTQESILFNDTVFNNIALGIEDKVTLEEVKNAAKIANAHEFIEQMEEGYDSIIGDRGQKLSGGQRQRLSIARAVLKNPPIMILDEATSALDTESERLVQQALENLMKNRTSLIIAHRLSTIQHADEIIVVDKGEIVERGIHEELLKEKGIYHRLHDMQAFA